A section of the Sphingomonas sp. LT1P40 genome encodes:
- a CDS encoding GH25 family lysozyme: MRRFRIWAGIALALALVGVCAWLFVVAWAPGRADYGVQGIDVSDEDGAIDWFTVKAMDVDFAYARATIGVDARDALFHDYWAGMYEAGVRRGAIHVFSLCRLASDQADNFVATVSRDPGALPVAIDLDFHGDCPARPVRDVVLGEIRTLAAVIETHSGKPVILRISPDFETQYQISGAIPRPLWSTGNFFPPYYFARPWRMWQSSTLRRIEGVDRPVNWNVVAP; this comes from the coding sequence ATGAGACGCTTTCGGATCTGGGCAGGCATCGCGCTCGCACTGGCGCTGGTTGGCGTGTGCGCGTGGCTGTTCGTCGTGGCATGGGCGCCGGGGCGCGCGGATTATGGCGTGCAGGGCATCGACGTATCGGACGAGGATGGCGCAATCGACTGGTTTACCGTCAAGGCGATGGATGTCGATTTTGCCTATGCCCGCGCGACGATCGGCGTCGATGCCCGCGACGCGCTGTTCCACGATTACTGGGCGGGGATGTACGAGGCCGGGGTGCGGCGTGGCGCGATCCACGTCTTCTCGCTGTGTCGACTGGCGAGCGATCAGGCCGATAATTTCGTGGCGACGGTGTCGCGCGATCCCGGGGCGCTGCCGGTAGCGATCGACCTTGATTTTCACGGCGATTGCCCCGCCCGACCCGTGCGCGACGTGGTGCTGGGCGAGATCCGCACGCTTGCGGCGGTAATCGAAACGCATAGCGGCAAGCCGGTTATCCTGCGCATCAGCCCGGATTTCGAGACGCAGTACCAGATCAGCGGCGCGATCCCCCGCCCGCTGTGGAGCACCGGCAATTTCTTCCCGCCCTATTATTTCGCGCGGCCGTGGCGGATGTGGCAGAGCAGCACGCTGCGACGGATCGAGGGGGTCGATCGGCCCGTGAACTGGAATGTGGTGGCACCATGA
- a CDS encoding TonB family protein codes for MAIVIVAIILAITGYVFVTGLAYKYIKEKAEKMDVFDIEEPPPPPEEVPPPPPPPDSPVPPPPTTVVVQKPIVQVPAPAPNINLSNVIPPSQPPTPPAPPNPPAPPAPPAPPAISKAAAPRGNPSSWVTNDDYPPAALRAGDQGSVGITFTINAAGRIEACSVSSSSGSSALDQATCRLVERRGRYTPALDAAGNPISGGRKTLRFRWQIQE; via the coding sequence GTGGCGATCGTGATCGTCGCGATAATTCTGGCCATTACTGGTTACGTGTTCGTAACCGGCCTCGCTTACAAATATATCAAGGAAAAAGCGGAGAAAATGGACGTCTTCGACATCGAAGAGCCACCGCCCCCGCCGGAGGAGGTTCCACCGCCGCCACCGCCACCAGACAGCCCGGTTCCGCCGCCGCCGACTACGGTGGTCGTGCAGAAGCCGATTGTTCAGGTGCCGGCGCCAGCGCCGAACATCAACCTGAGCAACGTCATCCCGCCGAGCCAGCCGCCCACGCCGCCGGCCCCGCCGAATCCGCCTGCGCCGCCGGCTCCGCCAGCGCCGCCAGCGATCAGCAAGGCCGCAGCTCCAAGGGGTAATCCTTCCTCGTGGGTTACGAATGACGACTATCCTCCGGCCGCGCTTCGTGCTGGCGATCAGGGTTCGGTCGGCATCACGTTCACAATCAACGCGGCGGGCCGCATCGAAGCTTGCTCGGTGAGTTCGTCGTCCGGATCATCGGCACTCGATCAGGCGACATGCCGTCTGGTCGAACGGCGTGGTCGGTATACGCCGGCGCTCGATGCAGCAGGCAACCCCATCTCAGGCGGGCGTAAAACGCTGCGCTTCCGGTGGCAGATCCAAGAGTAA
- a CDS encoding nitrite/sulfite reductase — protein MYKYDEYDHSIVASRVEEFRDQVTRRLAGQITEDQFKPLRLMNGLYLQLHAYMLRVAVPYGTLDSRQMRMLAHIARKYDRDYGHFTTRQNIQYNWIKLEDAPDILADLATVEMHAIQTSGNCIRNISSDQFAGAAADEITDPRPWAELLRQWSTFHPEFSYLPRKFKIAVIAADEDRAAMRLHDIGIQIVEQDGVLGAKVFVGGGMGRTPMIAPEIKGFVPIEDLLSYLEACLRVYNRYGRRDNMYKARIKILVHEIGADSYRSQVETEFLEVKKLGLDPPRAEFDRIAAHFADPAFETGMSDDLDRSDPDFAVWLDQNTAAHKTPGYAIVNISLKPVGGIPGDATSAQIDLMADLAERHSFDELRVTHSQNIVLPHVKKADLYAIWQQLADAGLAEANIDLISDIIACPGLDYCSLANARSIPVAQKIATRFSDLGRQRELGELKLKISGCINACGHHHAGHIGILGVDKKGVENYQLSLGGSGAEDVSLAKITGPGFSEDGIVDAVEKATDVYLAQRAEGERFLDTYRRIGMEPFKEAIYG, from the coding sequence ATGTACAAATATGACGAATACGACCATTCGATCGTCGCTTCCCGCGTCGAGGAATTCCGCGATCAGGTGACCCGCCGCCTCGCCGGCCAGATCACCGAGGACCAGTTCAAGCCGCTGCGGCTGATGAACGGTCTCTATCTTCAGCTCCACGCCTATATGCTGCGCGTCGCCGTCCCCTATGGCACGCTCGACAGCCGCCAGATGCGCATGCTCGCCCACATCGCGCGCAAATACGACCGCGATTACGGCCATTTCACCACCCGCCAGAACATCCAGTATAATTGGATCAAGCTGGAGGACGCGCCCGACATCCTCGCCGATCTGGCGACGGTCGAGATGCACGCGATCCAGACCTCGGGCAATTGCATCCGCAATATCAGCAGCGACCAGTTTGCCGGCGCTGCGGCGGACGAAATCACCGATCCGCGCCCCTGGGCCGAATTGCTGCGCCAGTGGAGCACCTTCCACCCCGAATTCAGCTACCTACCCCGCAAGTTCAAGATCGCGGTGATCGCGGCGGATGAGGATCGCGCGGCAATGCGGCTGCACGATATCGGCATCCAGATCGTCGAGCAGGACGGTGTGCTGGGCGCGAAAGTGTTCGTCGGGGGTGGCATGGGCCGCACCCCGATGATCGCGCCGGAGATCAAGGGCTTCGTTCCGATCGAAGACCTGCTGAGCTATCTCGAAGCCTGCCTGCGCGTGTACAATCGCTATGGCCGCCGCGACAATATGTACAAGGCGCGGATCAAGATCCTCGTTCACGAAATCGGCGCCGACAGCTATCGTTCACAGGTCGAAACCGAATTCCTCGAGGTCAAGAAGCTCGGCCTCGACCCGCCCAGGGCCGAGTTCGACCGCATCGCCGCGCATTTCGCCGATCCGGCGTTCGAGACCGGCATGTCCGACGATCTCGACCGCAGCGATCCGGACTTCGCCGTCTGGCTCGACCAGAACACCGCCGCGCACAAGACCCCCGGCTACGCCATCGTCAACATCAGCCTGAAGCCCGTCGGCGGCATCCCCGGTGACGCCACGTCGGCACAGATCGACCTGATGGCCGATCTCGCCGAGCGGCACAGCTTCGACGAACTGCGCGTGACGCATTCGCAGAACATCGTCCTGCCGCATGTGAAGAAGGCCGATCTCTACGCGATCTGGCAGCAACTGGCCGATGCCGGTCTGGCCGAAGCCAATATCGACCTTATCAGCGATATCATCGCCTGCCCCGGGCTCGATTATTGCAGCCTCGCCAACGCCCGCTCGATCCCCGTCGCGCAAAAGATCGCGACGCGCTTTTCCGATCTCGGTCGCCAGCGCGAACTGGGCGAGTTGAAGCTCAAGATCAGCGGCTGCATCAACGCCTGTGGCCATCATCACGCCGGACACATCGGCATTCTTGGCGTCGATAAAAAGGGCGTCGAAAACTACCAGTTGTCGCTCGGCGGATCGGGTGCCGAGGATGTCAGCCTCGCCAAGATCACCGGCCCGGGCTTCAGCGAGGACGGCATCGTCGATGCGGTCGAGAAAGCCACCGACGTCTATCTGGCGCAGCGCGCCGAGGGCGAACGCTTCCTCGACACCTATCGCCGTATCGGCATGGAGCCGTTCAAGGAGGCGATTTATGGTTGA
- a CDS encoding DUF934 domain-containing protein, whose product MVEASTNNGLRYRDDETHDEPAVTLDAFLGQTNATAVRLESSDDARELLPHLDRLSLIEVSFPKFRDGRGYSAGRILREAGYTGELRAQGDVLVDQIPLMRRCGFDSFAPEAPVDEAVLAASLARYDAVYQIAADGQVPVWKRRHG is encoded by the coding sequence ATGGTTGAGGCCAGCACCAACAACGGTCTGCGCTATCGCGACGACGAGACGCATGACGAACCCGCCGTCACGCTCGACGCGTTTCTGGGCCAGACCAACGCCACCGCCGTCCGCCTCGAATCCAGCGACGACGCCCGCGAGTTGCTGCCGCATCTCGACCGACTGTCGCTGATCGAGGTGAGCTTCCCCAAATTCCGCGACGGTCGCGGCTATTCCGCCGGGCGCATCCTGCGTGAAGCCGGATACACCGGGGAACTGCGCGCGCAGGGCGATGTGCTGGTCGATCAGATTCCGCTGATGCGGCGCTGCGGCTTCGACAGTTTCGCGCCCGAAGCACCGGTGGACGAAGCCGTGCTGGCGGCCTCGCTCGCCCGCTATGACGCGGTCTATCAGATCGCGGCGGACGGCCAGGTTCCCGTGTGGAAACGGCGGCATGGCTAA
- a CDS encoding MotA/TolQ/ExbB proton channel family protein encodes MLTTILAAGAAAGAPPPTNFDILHAMNEGGVIAWGTATILTVMMFFSLYILFTKVFEQQKILNQYKRVRATFWNSNSLREGAAKLEKDSAYRQIVDDALLAQDQYKELTDPVEAHDWLHGSLQRSEGTINSQLGNGLSFLATVGSTAPFIGLFGTVVGIFRALIKIGAEGDASIGTVAGPVGEALIMTALGLVVAVPAVLAYNWLQRRNKTIAEQMSGFSNDVLGYLASDGRVRPVARGGKAPAPKPPVATTAKA; translated from the coding sequence ATGCTGACCACCATTCTCGCCGCCGGAGCTGCTGCCGGCGCACCGCCGCCCACCAATTTCGACATCCTGCATGCCATGAACGAAGGCGGCGTGATCGCATGGGGCACCGCCACCATCCTGACCGTCATGATGTTCTTCTCGCTCTACATCCTGTTCACCAAGGTGTTCGAGCAGCAGAAGATCCTCAACCAGTATAAGCGCGTCCGCGCGACGTTCTGGAACTCGAACAGCCTGCGCGAAGGCGCGGCGAAGCTCGAGAAGGACTCGGCCTATCGCCAGATCGTCGACGATGCGCTGCTGGCACAGGACCAGTATAAGGAGCTGACCGATCCCGTCGAAGCGCATGACTGGCTGCACGGTTCGCTGCAGCGTTCGGAAGGCACGATCAACTCGCAGCTGGGCAACGGCCTGTCGTTCCTGGCAACCGTCGGTTCGACCGCACCGTTCATCGGTCTGTTCGGTACCGTGGTCGGCATTTTCCGCGCGCTCATCAAGATCGGTGCAGAGGGCGATGCCTCGATCGGTACCGTCGCGGGTCCGGTCGGTGAAGCTCTCATCATGACCGCGCTCGGCCTCGTCGTCGCGGTTCCGGCGGTGCTTGCCTACAACTGGCTGCAGCGTCGTAACAAGACGATCGCAGAACAGATGAGCGGCTTCTCGAACGACGTGCTGGGTTACCTGGCTTCGGACGGCCGCGTTCGTCCGGTCGCGCGCGGTGGCAAGGCGCCCGCGCCGAAGCCGCCGGTCGCAACCACTGCCAAGGCCTGA
- a CDS encoding tetratricopeptide repeat protein, translating into MRAVIASIVLAAPLALMPAAHAQVREDPNASVAIQSGDYAAAERKLIAEQKIFPARTEVLLNLAAVYSKTGRHAEARAIYNRVMTQKPVAMDVADGQVAPSHLVAGRGLRQLDAARQASR; encoded by the coding sequence ATGCGTGCCGTTATCGCCTCAATTGTTCTGGCCGCGCCGCTCGCCCTGATGCCCGCGGCGCATGCGCAGGTTCGTGAGGACCCGAACGCCAGCGTTGCGATCCAGAGTGGCGACTATGCGGCGGCGGAGCGCAAGCTGATCGCCGAGCAGAAGATTTTTCCCGCACGCACCGAAGTGCTGCTGAACCTCGCCGCCGTCTATTCAAAGACCGGACGCCATGCCGAGGCGCGCGCGATTTACAACCGCGTGATGACGCAAAAGCCGGTGGCGATGGACGTTGCCGATGGTCAGGTCGCGCCGTCGCATCTGGTGGCGGGACGCGGGCTGCGCCAGCTCGACGCGGCGCGTCAGGCTTCGCGCTGA
- a CDS encoding cytidine deaminase gives MSDEQATMLIVAARDAARNAHAPYSNFAVGAALLMTDGSIVTGTNFENASYGLSLCAETVAVARANAEGKLREIVAVGIVGGMMTDGVAHGFDPIRPCGRCRQVLNEAAQMGRRDLAVYCAGAQGDAVETHLLSELLPHAFGPGDLGIG, from the coding sequence ATGAGCGACGAACAGGCAACAATGCTGATCGTGGCGGCACGGGATGCGGCGCGAAACGCCCATGCGCCCTATTCCAACTTCGCGGTCGGCGCGGCGCTGCTGATGACCGATGGCAGCATCGTCACCGGCACCAATTTCGAGAATGCCAGCTATGGCCTGTCGCTCTGCGCCGAGACGGTCGCGGTCGCGCGCGCCAACGCGGAAGGGAAACTGCGGGAAATCGTCGCGGTCGGCATCGTCGGCGGCATGATGACCGACGGGGTTGCGCATGGGTTCGACCCGATCCGCCCGTGCGGCCGCTGCCGCCAGGTGCTGAACGAAGCGGCACAGATGGGTCGTCGCGATCTGGCGGTGTACTGCGCCGGGGCGCAGGGGGATGCGGTCGAGACGCATCTTCTGTCAGAGCTGTTGCCGCATGCGTTTGGGCCGGGCGATCTGGGGATCGGGTAA
- a CDS encoding ExbD/TolR family protein has translation MAMSAGKDDGEPMMEMNTTPLIDVMLVLLIMLIITIPVQTHAVKVDLPQNTEPQAPPPVEPQKNKITVDPAGLVYWNGNQIDLVTLRQYLDQSVQISPEPELHFQPDPQARYEKVDEVLAVIKRSAVTKLGFVGNEQYRNDF, from the coding sequence ATGGCAATGAGCGCCGGCAAAGACGATGGCGAGCCGATGATGGAGATGAACACGACGCCGTTGATCGACGTCATGCTCGTGCTTCTCATCATGCTGATCATCACCATCCCCGTGCAGACGCACGCGGTGAAGGTCGATCTGCCGCAAAATACCGAGCCTCAGGCCCCGCCGCCGGTGGAGCCGCAAAAGAACAAGATCACGGTCGATCCGGCTGGCCTGGTCTATTGGAACGGCAACCAGATCGATCTGGTCACGCTGCGCCAGTATCTGGACCAGAGCGTCCAGATCAGCCCTGAGCCGGAGCTGCACTTCCAGCCCGATCCGCAGGCGCGGTACGAGAAGGTCGATGAGGTGCTGGCAGTCATCAAGCGGTCGGCAGTGACCAAGCTGGGCTTTGTCGGCAACGAGCAGTATCGCAACGACTTCTGA
- a CDS encoding phosphoadenylyl-sulfate reductase, whose translation MAKVSARKIDRIDTSPRFGERDAIRLNNMFRGIPTVEMLRTVLAEQMVGDGAIVSSFGAESAALLHLVASIDPSVPVLFLDTGKHFAETLAYRDQLAARLGLRDLRILSPDAETIAKRDETGLRWSYDPDGCCEIRKVIPLEKAMAGFDASITGRKAFQASTRNALPRFEVDAAGRLKVNPLADWTQADIEAYFVAHDLPRHPLVADGYLSIGCAPCTSRVKPGEDPRSGRWVGWDKTECGIHTPVTDGDPNLPVF comes from the coding sequence ATGGCTAAAGTGTCTGCCCGCAAGATCGACCGGATCGACACGTCACCCCGCTTCGGTGAGCGTGATGCAATCCGGCTGAACAACATGTTCCGCGGCATCCCAACGGTCGAGATGCTGCGCACCGTGTTGGCCGAGCAGATGGTCGGCGACGGCGCCATCGTTTCGTCGTTCGGCGCGGAGTCGGCGGCGTTGCTGCACCTTGTCGCGTCGATCGATCCCTCGGTGCCGGTCCTGTTCCTCGATACGGGCAAGCATTTCGCCGAGACGCTCGCCTATCGCGACCAACTTGCCGCACGGCTCGGCTTGCGCGACCTGCGCATCCTGTCCCCCGATGCCGAAACCATCGCAAAACGCGACGAAACCGGCCTGCGCTGGTCCTACGATCCCGATGGCTGCTGCGAAATCCGCAAGGTGATCCCGCTGGAAAAGGCGATGGCCGGGTTCGACGCCAGCATCACCGGGCGCAAAGCGTTTCAGGCCAGCACCCGCAACGCCCTCCCCCGCTTCGAGGTCGATGCGGCGGGCCGACTGAAGGTCAATCCGCTCGCCGACTGGACCCAGGCCGATATCGAGGCGTATTTCGTGGCGCACGATCTACCGCGCCACCCGCTGGTCGCCGATGGCTATCTCTCGATCGGCTGCGCCCCCTGCACCAGCCGCGTGAAACCCGGCGAAGACCCGCGCTCGGGTCGTTGGGTCGGCTGGGACAAGACCGAATGCGGCATCCACACCCCTGTGACAGACGGCGACCCGAACCTCCCCGTTTTCTGA
- a CDS encoding undecaprenyl diphosphate synthase family protein encodes MPKGRLPRHIGFIPDGNRRWAADHGLAKQDGYAHGIEPGLQLFEACKNRGVEEVSIYCFTKDNTKRPAAQTQRFTSASVAFARTIADQGAAVLVMGDANSAMFPPELTSFRERTSGDIKVNLLINYGWEWDLAGLRDDGLRSAQISRLDLIVRWGGGRRLSGFLPVQSVYADFYVCDELWPDFEIAQFDAALAWFALQDQTLGG; translated from the coding sequence ATGCCCAAGGGACGTCTTCCCCGCCATATCGGCTTCATCCCCGACGGCAATCGACGTTGGGCTGCGGATCACGGCCTCGCGAAACAAGACGGTTATGCCCACGGGATCGAGCCTGGATTGCAACTGTTCGAAGCGTGCAAAAACCGCGGCGTCGAGGAAGTCTCGATCTATTGCTTCACCAAGGACAATACCAAACGTCCGGCGGCGCAAACCCAACGCTTCACTTCCGCCTCAGTCGCTTTCGCCCGAACGATCGCGGATCAGGGCGCGGCGGTGCTGGTCATGGGTGATGCGAACTCGGCAATGTTCCCGCCCGAACTCACATCCTTCCGTGAACGCACCAGCGGCGACATCAAGGTCAACTTGCTGATCAACTATGGCTGGGAATGGGACCTCGCCGGGCTGCGCGACGACGGCCTGCGCTCCGCCCAGATTTCGCGGCTGGACCTGATCGTGCGCTGGGGCGGCGGACGGCGGCTCAGCGGGTTTCTTCCGGTCCAGTCGGTGTATGCCGACTTCTACGTCTGCGACGAGCTATGGCCCGACTTCGAAATCGCCCAGTTCGACGCTGCGCTCGCCTGGTTTGCGCTGCAGGATCAAACGCTGGGCGGCTGA
- a CDS encoding ExbD/TolR family protein translates to MAMSVGGSSAEEKPMSDINTTPLVDVMLVLLIIFLIAIPVAIQSVELELPKVAFEPTQTKPENVLLAIRGNPEGSNCQVFWNQTPITSGELLKRGADKLKAVVDRLGTNITPDDIPEVHIRGDINTPYRCIGGVIYTMQNAGFVKVGFISQPKPGTAPAQ, encoded by the coding sequence ATGGCGATGAGTGTAGGCGGATCGTCCGCCGAAGAAAAACCGATGTCCGACATCAACACCACGCCCCTCGTGGACGTGATGCTGGTGCTCCTGATCATCTTCCTGATCGCAATTCCCGTGGCGATCCAGTCGGTCGAGCTGGAACTGCCAAAGGTTGCGTTCGAGCCGACCCAGACGAAGCCGGAGAATGTTCTGCTCGCGATTCGCGGCAATCCCGAAGGCAGCAATTGCCAGGTGTTCTGGAACCAGACGCCGATCACCAGCGGTGAATTGCTGAAACGCGGTGCGGACAAGCTGAAGGCCGTGGTCGATCGTCTGGGTACGAACATCACGCCGGACGACATTCCGGAAGTGCATATTCGCGGTGACATCAACACGCCCTATCGCTGCATCGGTGGCGTGATTTACACGATGCAAAATGCCGGGTTCGTGAAGGTGGGCTTCATTTCCCAGCCGAAGCCCGGCACCGCCCCGGCGCAATAA
- a CDS encoding replicative DNA helicase → MATVSSIPSAPADAAPRLPQNVEAEAALLGAMMIDNRLADDLVEVLQDLHFFEPVHGRIFKAIKTLRKNDMLATPVTLRPLFEKDEGMAQLGGPAYLAQLTGSGAGLIGSRQFARQIYDLALLRELVTVGRTMVDKALDTSEDVNPREQIERAEEALFKVAADGGTANTVKSFNEATKIALEMAKRAQSSGAGLAGITTGFESINTRIGGLHHSDLIILAGRPGMGKTSLATNIAFNAARRFMDDISLGIEPKKSVGAKVAFFSLEMSADQLALRVLSEQSKISSESLRMGKISQAEFSQLARAAAELETLPLYIDDTAGLTIGALHSRVRRLQSKHNGELGLVVVDYLQLLQGSGNSRDGNRVQEISEISRGLKTLAKDVGVPVIALSQLSRAVESREDKRPMLSDLRESGSIEQDADMVWFVFREDYYVASREPKIPREGDDAKLFEDHAKWQNEMAGIFGLAELIIAKQRHGATGKVTLKFEANITRFSDYAGDISGPYGD, encoded by the coding sequence ATGGCCACTGTTTCATCGATTCCTTCCGCCCCGGCGGATGCCGCCCCGCGCCTACCCCAGAATGTCGAGGCGGAGGCCGCGCTGCTGGGGGCGATGATGATCGACAACCGGCTGGCCGACGATCTGGTCGAAGTGTTGCAGGATTTGCACTTCTTCGAGCCGGTGCATGGCCGCATCTTCAAGGCGATCAAGACGCTGCGCAAGAACGACATGCTGGCGACGCCGGTGACGCTGCGCCCGTTGTTCGAGAAGGACGAGGGGATGGCTCAGCTGGGCGGTCCGGCATATCTCGCGCAGCTGACCGGATCGGGCGCGGGACTGATCGGATCGCGGCAATTTGCGCGGCAGATTTACGATCTGGCGTTGCTGCGCGAGCTGGTGACGGTTGGCCGCACGATGGTCGACAAGGCGCTGGACACCAGCGAGGACGTCAACCCGCGCGAACAGATCGAACGTGCCGAGGAGGCGCTGTTCAAGGTCGCGGCCGACGGCGGCACCGCCAACACGGTCAAGTCGTTCAACGAAGCGACCAAGATCGCGCTGGAAATGGCGAAGCGGGCGCAGAGCTCGGGCGCGGGTCTGGCTGGGATCACCACCGGGTTCGAATCGATCAACACCCGCATCGGCGGCCTGCACCACTCCGATCTCATCATCCTCGCCGGACGTCCCGGCATGGGCAAGACATCGCTGGCGACCAACATCGCGTTCAACGCCGCGCGGCGGTTCATGGATGATATCAGCTTGGGGATTGAGCCGAAGAAGTCGGTCGGCGCGAAAGTCGCGTTCTTCAGCCTGGAAATGTCGGCAGATCAGCTGGCGCTGCGCGTGTTGTCCGAGCAGTCGAAGATTTCGTCTGAGTCGCTGCGCATGGGCAAGATCAGTCAGGCGGAATTTTCGCAGCTGGCGCGCGCGGCCGCCGAGCTGGAGACACTGCCGCTGTATATCGACGATACGGCGGGCCTGACGATTGGCGCGCTGCACAGCCGTGTGCGGCGGCTGCAGTCGAAGCATAATGGCGAGTTGGGGTTGGTCGTGGTCGATTACCTTCAGCTGTTGCAGGGCAGCGGGAATAGCCGCGACGGCAATCGCGTGCAGGAAATCTCCGAGATCAGCCGTGGGCTGAAGACGCTGGCCAAGGATGTCGGTGTGCCGGTGATCGCGCTGTCACAGCTGAGCCGAGCGGTCGAATCGCGCGAGGACAAGCGCCCGATGCTGTCGGATCTGCGCGAATCGGGGTCGATCGAGCAGGACGCCGACATGGTGTGGTTCGTGTTCCGCGAGGATTATTACGTCGCATCGCGCGAGCCGAAGATTCCGCGCGAAGGCGATGACGCGAAATTGTTCGAGGATCACGCCAAGTGGCAGAACGAGATGGCTGGGATTTTCGGGCTGGCCGAACTGATCATCGCCAAGCAGCGTCACGGTGCGACCGGCAAGGTGACGCTGAAGTTCGAGGCGAATATCACGCGGTTTAGTGACTACGCGGGCGATATCAGCGGGCCGTACGGGGACTGA
- a CDS encoding DUF2849 domain-containing protein: MKILTGNDLARGDVTWWTGSGWSRHVEDAVDVAETGEGIAHAEEGARRVNAPYVIDATATPEGPRPAHIKDRVRALGPTVRLDLTLKPADPTAGSWVI, translated from the coding sequence GTGAAAATCCTGACCGGAAACGACCTCGCCAGGGGCGACGTGACCTGGTGGACCGGTTCCGGCTGGTCGCGCCATGTCGAGGACGCGGTCGATGTCGCCGAAACGGGTGAGGGCATCGCCCATGCCGAGGAAGGCGCACGCCGCGTCAATGCCCCCTATGTGATCGACGCGACCGCGACCCCCGAAGGCCCGCGCCCCGCGCATATCAAGGACCGCGTTCGCGCGCTCGGCCCCACCGTGCGCCTCGACCTCACGCTAAAACCCGCCGACCCCACCGCCGGCAGCTGGGTGATCTGA
- the dcd gene encoding dCTP deaminase, whose translation MSILSDRWIREQAQQHAMIEPFVEAQRREGCISYGLSSYGYDARVADEFKIFTNIDSSIVDPKNFDSNSFVDRKTDVCVIPPNSFALARTVEYFRVPRDVLVICLGKSTYARCGIIVNVTPLEPEWEGHVTLEFSNTTPLPAKIYANEGACQFLFLKGNEPCETSYADRAGKYMGQRGVTLPRL comes from the coding sequence ATGAGCATTCTTTCCGACCGCTGGATTCGTGAACAGGCACAGCAGCACGCCATGATCGAACCGTTCGTCGAGGCGCAGCGGCGCGAGGGGTGCATCTCCTATGGCTTGTCCTCCTACGGCTATGACGCGCGCGTCGCCGACGAATTCAAGATCTTCACCAACATCGACAGTTCGATCGTCGATCCCAAGAATTTCGATTCGAACAGCTTCGTCGATCGCAAGACCGATGTCTGCGTCATCCCGCCCAACAGCTTCGCGCTGGCCCGCACGGTGGAGTATTTTCGGGTGCCGCGCGACGTGCTGGTGATCTGCCTCGGCAAATCGACCTATGCGCGTTGCGGCATCATCGTGAACGTTACCCCGCTCGAGCCGGAATGGGAGGGGCATGTCACGCTGGAGTTCTCGAACACCACGCCGCTGCCCGCGAAAATCTACGCGAATGAGGGCGCGTGCCAGTTCCTGTTCCTGAAGGGGAACGAACCGTGCGAGACCAGCTATGCCGACCGCGCGGGCAAATATATGGGCCAACGCGGCGTCACGTTGCCGCGACTTTAG
- a CDS encoding UPF0262 family protein → MADPRIIDVTLDEGTIIWRSADIEQERRIAIFDLIEENSFAPERTYPDGYAGPYRIALSVQEGRLGLDIKREDESLLETLILGLARFRRPIRDYFAICDSYFQAIRAATPAQIETIDMARRGIHDEAARLLMERLEGKIAIDFATARRLFTLICVLHIKA, encoded by the coding sequence ATGGCCGATCCCCGGATCATCGACGTCACGCTGGACGAAGGCACCATCATCTGGCGCTCGGCGGATATCGAGCAGGAGCGGCGGATCGCTATCTTCGACCTGATCGAGGAGAACAGCTTCGCGCCCGAACGCACCTATCCAGACGGCTATGCCGGACCGTACCGCATTGCATTGTCGGTGCAGGAAGGGCGGCTGGGCCTCGATATCAAGCGCGAGGACGAGAGCCTGCTCGAAACCCTGATCCTTGGCCTCGCCCGCTTCCGGCGGCCGATCAGGGACTATTTCGCAATCTGCGACAGCTATTTTCAGGCGATTCGCGCCGCCACCCCGGCGCAGATCGAGACGATCGACATGGCGCGGCGCGGCATCCATGACGAGGCCGCACGGCTGTTGATGGAGCGGCTGGAGGGCAAGATCGCCATCGACTTCGCCACCGCGCGGCGGCTGTTCACGCTCATTTGCGTGCTACATATCAAGGCATGA